gagcaaaatgagtgaacctacactttaaaatatgtctatatacatccgtatgtagtttgtattgaaatcctagaaagacttatatttaggaacggagggagtatttacaAACTGAGAAATTGGTAACATGTGTGTTTGATCGACGTGGGCTTATCAGTCTTGTGTCTATTAGCCAAGCGGGTTCAAAAACTCTATGCTCACTAATTTGTGACAAGTTATAACTCAAAATCAATTCATCCCTTTGAGTTGATTCATGTGAACACCCTCCGGTCACGTGAAATTTGCCGTTTTGGTCAACAGTGCCACGGTCTTTAAAATATGTACTCCTATTTTTGACAATCAGTTTCTCTTACAACATTTTCTGTAAAATGTAAGAACATATTGTGAAAGTACTTTTCCAGACAtgttcatgcaactgattcccaCAATTTTTAGTATTTTTAAGTATATTATTTGTTAAACTTTTATAAATAGCTTTTTAAGTATATTATTTGTCAAACTTTTATAAATAGCTGTAACTTTATCCAAAATGACGGTTCTTAGAGTACCAGAAGGGTGATTGATACCCTTGTAGTTACTCCAGTAACCAACAAGCACAGAGTTGGTCATCTCATACCTTTTTTATTCACAAAAAAATATACACAGTTGATCATCTCACTTTTACAGATATATCTTTTTTGGTTTTTTTAGATATATCTTTGCTGCGACTTGTCGTATGAATAAATTTTCTACGGATCTACTCAGCCTTACTAGTCTTGTGACTTTTTTAAAAAACAAGGTTGAAACCTCCTGCCTTTGTATTGATGCACATAGTCATTTTTATTAAAGGTGATGCAAAACAATAAGGCCAAAGGCATCAATTGTGACTTGTCTACCCTAATTAGGTGACTTGAATATCCTGGATAAGACAGGCACGCCAGCTATAGGTAGTCTAGTGATCACAAGATAAGAAAGCGAAGGGTGAGAGATGGAAAAAAGGAAGAGAGGTTAGGCAGGTCGATCACCACGATCGAGCATGGCGATAGTCCAGTCCAACATATATGTTCACAGATACGCTGCCTGCTGCCATGCAAAGTGTTGTTAAATACACCCTCTATAAAGTAATATAAAACATTTTAGATCACTTGAGGGAGTATTGCTTTGCAACTCGGTCCTATGCTAGCTGCATAGCTTAAGCGAGAATTTGCCACACGTAAAACGCTTCTGTAAGCACCCTACACACCTAAGCTAGCTAAGCTCATCTTGACTTTAGTAACGCTTCATATTCATGGTAGAAGATCCCATTCCCTGTTCTCGTGGACGGAGAAAATCTGTAGCATCGGTTACGTATGGCTAATCAGCTAAGTGCGTGTCGTGATCACATCGTACCACAAGCTTATGTAACACAGTATATACCTCGATCGGGTGCGTGCATGCAATTTTTGTTGAGATTCCTTCAACACAACACAGCTAGTACCATTCGAGTAGTCCGGTCCGCGTAGCTTAGCGGCGACGCTACGACGACCGACGTGCCGGCGGAGACGGTGCGGCGGCCGGCACTCAGGCGTATGCGTCCATCCACCGCCGTCCATATTCTACTGGAAATTAGGGCAAAGATGTATGGGAGATTCGATGCTTTCTCTTTCCCTGGTCCGTGCCGTGCATGCATTCGTACTTCGAGCTCAAAGACATATTCGGGTTAATTTTGTCGTTGGCGTGTCCATGAAATTACGAGTATTTAACCAAAACTACCACAATTGACGGAAACGTGACGAAAAACTACCACTCTACGATTTTGTGCGAAAAACTACCAAATTTGTCCTAAACCGTGGCAAAAAACTACCAAGTCGCGAAAGCGCTCGCTTCGCCCGCGCTAACCCCGAATCTGACCAGTTGGGCCCGCGAATCAGTTGCCACGCTGGCTAACGGACGGCCGCCGCGCGTTGACGGCCGTTATCGGCCCGTCCGCTGTCGGAACGGCGGCTGTCGGTCGGGTGCGGGTCAAGATCTGATCCGTTCCCCTCTCGGTTcactctctccctcctctccctctctctgAACTAGGTGGCGGCCGCCATGTCGTCGTTGATTCCGGAGGGtggcggcgctggcggcggcgacGCTGGCGGCGTTGACACAAGTTTGGACGCTGCTGCCTCGCTCGCGCCTCCACCGATGGCCAGCGGCTCAGTCGATAATTGGTTGGGGAGCACCAGTTTCTCGACGCAGGCCGGCTCGCAGCAACCGGAGGCACCGCTCTCCCAGTCATCGCCAATGGGTTGCCGGTATGCAAGTATCATCTGCTGGGCCTTTGGTTAGCTGCTTCAATCTGGCAAATTAGTAAGATGTGTTTGTTTATGTTAGTTGGACATGTGTAGTAAACTGTATTGCACTTGTAGCTTAGTCAATTTCAATTCAATTCATGAGCACTTATTTGTGCAGTTTGGCTGACCAGAAGTGGGAGATATGGTTTCATTTAGAAGGAAGAAACCCTGTGAAAAGGGGTATATTTGAGTCAGATATTTCTTTGCTTACTCTACAATCACTCATTGCTAGTGAAGGGTATGGGGACAGTGATTACATGTACTATGTGGACGAGGAGGAAATTGGATCTGAAAGAGTAAAGTATTTAGGTAATGAAGCTAGTGCTCATGAAATGTTGGAGTTTTTTCATCATGTCAAGCTAGTGAACATAAAGGTTGTGAGAAATGTTGAACCTGGAATTAGTACACAGGCTAATGAGAATTACATGAACACTCAAGAGAGCTGTTGTGTGAAAAAGGTTGTGGAGCAATCTGAGCTTCAGAATCAGATAGATGATAGAAAGGCTCAGCTTGAGAGGAGCAGGATTCAAAGAGAGGCAGATTTGAACCACTTTGAAGGAGACACTGAAGTGTCTGAATTTTGTTCTGAGGATTCAGTTCATTCAGATGGGAGTGCTGAAGCTGTTCAACAAATGGAAATAGAGTGTGCTTCTGAAGAGGATACAGCATTGCAAACTACTGCTATTGTGAAACATGTGAAGAATCCTGGTCCAACTAGCAGATGTCACAATGAGGTAGAGAAAAAACGTTTTGAAGATTGGTTTCCTGAAGCAGATGAGTTTTGTTTTGCTGGTGATGCAGGCATAAGtgatgaggaagaagatgaagttGAACTACCATACCTCATGAAGAAGCCAAAGACAAAGAGTAGTAAGAAAAAGATGAAGGAAAGGCTATATTTTGACCCCTCAATTCCCAATTCACATTTACTCTTGTGCAAGAGCTTGTGTTTTGATACTGTTTACCAGTTCAGAGAAGCATTAAGAGATTTTCATATAAGGACTTTGAGGTCTTTTCACTACCACAGGAACACTCCAAAAAGAATTATTGTTTGGTGTTCACAAAGAGAGCATGGATGTGAATTTTACATGTGTGCCTCCAGGATAGCTCATGAAAGAACATTTTGCATTAAGAAGTGTAACATGGAGCACACTTGTCCAGCATCAGTAGAGAACGCAAAGTTACTACTAAGTGGCTTTCCAAAGCAGTTGAGCCTTCTCTTAGAGCAGATCCTAGAGCACCTGTGGATTCACTTATTAAAAACAGCAAAGTCAAGTTTTCAGTTGATGTATCAAAGAGTGTGGCCTATAGGGCAAGGAGGAAGGCTATTAAGGTTGTACAAGGTGACCAGAAGGAGCAGTACTATAGACAATGGACTACCTACAAGCAGTTCTTGACACAAACCCTGGTAGCAGGTGTGTAGTTACAACATTTGAGGACCCAGAAAACCCTGCCCCAACTCCTAGATTTAAGTACATGTTCTACTGCTTGCATGCATCAAAGCAAGGATTTCTTAATGGTTGTAGGCCCTTTATAGGTAAATCTATAACTGCATTTTGTTCAAAATATCTTGTTGTAAATTTATGGTAGCTAATTTGGGTATGGATGCAGGGCTTGATGGTTGCTTCATCAAGCTAACCACTGGACAGCAAATTCTTGCAGCCATAGGAAGAGATGGCAACAACAACATCTACCCCATAGCCTTTGGTGTGGTTGATAAGGAAGATTCAGAGAGTTTGACATGGTTCCTAACCCAGCTAAGATGTTGCATTGGAAGTGGTAGCAAATTTGGAACCTACACCATTATTTCTGACAGGCAAAAGGTATGCACCCTATCTTAGCTAGTAGTTCAGATATATATTGTTATTAGTAGCTTTATTTCTTTTTGTTCATGACCATGGTTATTAATTTACAATCAGGGTCTTCTTAAGGCTATAAATGAGGTGTTCCCTGATTCCCCTCGGAGATACTGCCTCAGGCACATATATGCAAATTTTCAGTCAGCTGGTTTCAGAGGAGCAGAACTAAAGAAGTTAGTAGATCAGGCTAGCTACTCATTCACCAAACATGGCCATGAATTAGCAATGGCAGAGCTTAAAGCAGAGTGTGAGGATGCCTGGAAGTGGCTTAAAAAATTCCAAAGGAGACTTGGTGTAGGTCTGCAATGGATTACAATTGCAAAACCGATCTTGTTGTGAACAACCTTAGTGAGGTTTTTAACAAAATGATCCTTGATGTTAGGGCCAAACCAATTAGGACTATATTTGAAGGAATTAGGACTAAGCACATGATCAAAAGGCAGAAGACTAGGGAAAAAACAGAGAACAGTAGGTGGATGATCACACCTAACTATTCAGAGAAACTAGAGGAGAATAAGAAGTATGCCAAATTTTGTGATGCATATAATGCAGGTCCTGACATTTGGCAAGTGTCTAGTAAGGAAAATCAGTACTGTGTGAACCTAGCTAGTAAATCATGTGACCGCAGGAGGTGGGACATGACAGGTGTGACATGCAGTCATGCAATAGCAGCAATGAGCAAGATTCACATGCACCCAGAGGACTATGTGCATGAATTTTTCAGAAAAACACTATATATTGAAGCATACAAAGACATAGTGTACCCTGTCCCTGGTCCTGAATTCTGGCCTGACACCCATACTCAGGATATTGAGCCCCCAGTGTTCAAAGAAAATGCAGGCAAGAAACAAACAGCTAGGAGAAAGGGCCAGTTTGAGGTGCCTGCACCAAAGGACACAAGCAGGATGGGAACAATTACATGCAGCAATTGTGGTCTACAAGTCCACAGATATACAAATTGTGGGAAAGCTCTAAAACCTAGTCTTGAGATGAGAAAGAACTTACACCAGGTCATTCAAAAATGATGCATTCTTTGTTTAATTATTTTTGTTCTGGTCTATTTACTAACTGATTTAATTTTGTCATGCAGGAGAATAGAGAAATTTTTAGGGGTTCCTCTAGTGCTACACATCCACCTCCACAACCACCACCTCAACACCAAGCTTCACAGATGCCAGCATCATCTGCTCCACCTCCTAAAGCAATGAGGAACAGAAAAACAACAGCAAGAAAGAGAGGTTCAACATCAACAGTTTCAGCAGGAGCAGCCAGATCTTCACCAGCACCTGCAACAGGATCAGCATCAACAAGAGCTCCAAGAGGATCAGCATCAACAAGAACATTTAATGCACCAAGAACATCCACTAGAGAACCAGGGATATTGGCAGGCAAGAGGAAGAGGAAACCTCCTAGCAAGTTTGCATCCTATTTCAATGCTAGTGGAAACTATTGAAACTCTGTATCTAAGTTTGTTTTCTGCTACTTAGTTTGAGTGTATGGTACTAAGTTTGTGTTCTGCTACTAAATGTGTGTTGTGCTACTAGCCTGCTTAAATTCAGACATGTGAACTTGTGGACAATGTTGAATGTATGGTACTTATTTGTGCCCAATACCAATGGGCTAAGTGCTACTAATTTGTTTTgatttgttttttagttttactTTGCCATTTGTACAGTTTAGGTGCATGTTTTAATTTGTTTTATTTGTTTTACATTGCCATTTCTACAGTTCAGAAGTTACTGCCAAATTCATTTTAGGAAAAAAATCTGCACAAAAAAAAGTCTGCCCTGGGGCTCGAACCCAAGACCAGTTGGTTGTAACCATGCGTTCAATACCAATGGGCTAGTGCTAGTGATTTGTTTGACTAGCATCGGCCAAACTTATTATATGTTGTTAGCCACGTTGTCTATTCAGCGTGCGTTTCAGCCGGCAGCGTGGTGAGCGTGCGTTGAGTAAAACCAGCCGTTTCGGATTCTACGACTTTATTATGTGTCCACCCACCACGCCCTCTGCTCACTCGCCCACTCGCCGCTCGCACCGCCCACTCcacttccccctctctcctgtcGAAATCGCCGCCGACAACCACCGCCACTGCCGTCGCCATGGACTGGCAGCTGGCCATCGAAGCTCTCGCCGGCAACAACCAAGAGATGCGCGCGCAGTACAGGGAGATCGCGCGCTGGTTCCCCAGTCTGGCGATGCTGAGGAACCACGCCCGCGGCCTCATGAAGGTGATGACAGCTGCTGAAAAGCAGCGCGCCTTCCCTGCCGGCCGCACCATCCCGCCGTCGACCATTCTGCTGTGGGCGATGCGCGAGGTGCAGCGCTCCCCCGACCCCAGGCAGCGCGCCCGATGGTGGATGTACCGCTCATCCACCACGCTGCCGACCGCCGCGGACCACGTCACCGACGCCGTCCTCGCTCTCCCAGCCCCAATCAACAATGCCTACTGGGAGAGGCGCAATCCATGGGTCCTTGGGCCCTCTGACGACTCTGACGGCGAGTCTTCTGACGACGAGTCAAGTGACGATGATGAGGACGAGCCCTCTGACGACTCTGACGACGAGGTGGATGAGGTCGTCGTCCTCTCTGACGACGAGCCTGAAGTGCAGCTGCTGGCTCCCTTCCTCGACGCCGTGGAGGGGGACAGGAACCTCCCAATCCACGTGGATGCGCTGCCGGAGGTTGCCGATCTCCCAGACGGCGTCGTCGTGAAGCAAGAACAAGATGGCGGCGAGGAAGATGTGCTAGAGCCGGCGTCGGGCAAGAGGAAGAGGGCGGCCATGACTGCGGTGCGCCGCTCCCAGCGCCTGAAGATGCTGAAGAAGGAGGAGTGAAGTGCTTCCTTCAGTTACTTCAGTGCACTAATATTCAGTTTCGTCAGTCCTGAACTTTCGTAAGTTCAGTAAGTTCCTAGGTTCAGTTTCGTCAGGCACTATCTACTACTAGTTGCTATTTATGTCAGGCACTATCTACTACTAGTTGCTATCTATGTCAGACTATGAATGGCAGTACTATCTATCTATGTCAGACTATCTATATATGTTACTTGCTACTTGCTACTTGCTACATATGTTAAGTTATTTGTCAGACTATCTAAGCTAATTGCTATATATGTTACTTGCTACTTCCAACTATGTCACTACTGTCAGTTATCCACACAtgatatatgcagagtaaaacaACCTCATCATAGATAAAACATTCTTACTTACTTAACTTAGCATGAGTACTCACTTAGCATAGTAGGTCTTAACATAATAGTCATTACATTATAGATAAAATCAACTAGTTCTTAAACCATAACAGTACCTCCCTCCCTCATACCATTCTGAAAGCACATGAAACTTTCCCAAAATATACACCTAACATGCATCGCATTCCAAGGCTAGCTATATATATAGGCCTACTAATTACTTAACCCACACACCAACCACTTCACTCATTCATAATTTCCTTGATCCTCTCCAGCTTATCTTTGCTGGCATGCCCAGTTGAGCAGATCAGCAATCAGATACTCTAGCTTCTTCTTCTCTTGCTTAAGTAGgtccctgtccccctccacttcCTTCATGGCCTTCCTCATGTTCTGAATAATATCTGCTTGGCTTTGAAGAATGCACCTTTGCTCCTTGGCAAGCTTCAGCTTTTCCATACTTAACTCAATCTTTGCCTGATCCTCAAGTTGTTTCTTCTTCTCATTTAGTTCATTGATTGCCTGACTGGTATAGTACATGTCATGAGATATCTTGCCATCTTGATAGTCAAATAGCTTGGATACATCTTCCACCAACTGGTTGTAGTTGTTTGACAGGAAATCAATTTCCTTCTGTAGCTTGGCCACCTCTTTCTCATGGGCTTGTTTGTCATTCACCCTCCCCAAGTTCTGCTCATGGTACATGTCCCAAATCCTGGTTAGGCACCTTTGTAGAATCTCTGGCCAAGGACCATCCACCCACTCCACAACCCCACAGTTCACACCTACATCCTACAGAAGCAATTATTTATAATTAACCACAAAGCACTTAGTAACAAGCTTAGTACAGATAACTAAAGTCATTTCATTTAACTGAAACCCTTTGTTTACATCAATATGCTCTCTGAATTATGCAAACATAATTCTTTCATAGTTAGCACACAGCACCTGACTTAGCATCAGAGATAAATTCAGTTAACAGCTATATTTAGCAGTAGATATAAATTCATTTAACTCTGTTCTTTTTCAGTTAACAGCTATATTCAGTAAACACCTAACTAATACATTCAGTTCACAGTACACTAAAGATCTCTGCATGTAGGTGTTCTCAGGTTCAGTCATGTATTGAATTCAGTTAACTAAAGATCTACTTTCACATATAGCTTCCATATGTATGGCACTTTCAAGTTTTAGTTCTAAACTACAACACACATCTCTGCACATCACACATCTCTACACCACATGCTGCACTACACATCTCCAGCAGCAAAACACATCACACATCTCCACCAGCAAAACAAGTTAGCGTTCAAGATTTAATACCTGCTGCACAGGACAACCCAGGAATCGCCTCCCAGTCAAAGCACCTTCAAAAGCCACCACCTTCTTCGGCCTCTGATGATGCATCATGCACGTCGGCTCAGATTCAGTGTAAGAACCACAGAAAGATGGTTCCACCACACTGTAAGGGGTTTCCTGCAAAAGAAACTTCGAATCAAACCAAAAGCAACTTGGAATCTCCAATTTGGATGAAccaaccctaaccctaactctGTTCCACCATTATGCACTTACAAAGAGTTGAGGATCCATTGAAACCATGTTGATGTCCTCGTCCGAGCTCTCCTCGTCATTCCAGGATGGCATCCTCAACTTCTACCGGCAGCAATGgccacggcggcgacggcgataGGCTGACCTAGATCAGAGCAccagggagagggagaggatgaGGACGAGTGAGAGCGAGCGAGGAGGAAGAGAATGAGCGAGTGGCTGAGCTCGCTCTCACTTATTGGCCCACCGACAGCCGCCGTTCCGACAGCGGACGGGCCGTTAACGGCCGTCAAGGCGCGGCGGCCGTCCGTTCGCCAGCGTGGCAACTGATTCGCGGGCCCAACCTGTCAGATTCGGGGTTAGCGCGGGCGAAGCGAGCGCTTTCGCGACTTGGTAGTTTTTTGCCACGGTTTAGGACAAATTTGATAGTTTTTCGCATAAAATCGTAGAGTGGTAGTTTTTCGACACGTTTCCGTCAATTGTGGTTGTTTTTGTTAAACACTCTGAAATTACGGAAAACGATGATCACGTAATCAAGTGCTTAATCTCCATCCGACGACGAGTCTTATTATCAACGCAGTATTTAAGATTCCAGCTGGCTGGTTAGGCGGCTGATAGACATCATCCATTCCTCGTACGGGTGTGCTGTGGATCGCCAGTGGACCGACCGATCGCTACCGTCTCCTCGCGGGGTCGGTCTGTCCTTGTCAGCTCGTGCCTGTCTCGACGATGCTGATCGTTTTTTCtcaaaagaaagaaaaatcaAGAACAAACGATGCCGACCGCTCGAGCATGCATGGCATACAGCTGGCACACGAACGGACTGCGGGATGGCTCATGCTAACAGTTTTCCGCCGTGGACGTCGTGCAAATCTACACGACACGTACGTACGTCGTcgcctcatgcatgcatgcacgaaagtcatgTGCACAAACTTTACGCTCGGATCGGTGCACCGCCTCAGATGTAGTCCGGCCAGCACCGGCACCGTCCGCGGATTCCCTTTCCCGAAGCTCACTATCATGTCAAACTAAATATACTCTTGGTGATCCGGAGAGTGCACGCGTGCACTTGCAGATGCAACTTTTTGTtcttgcactagtagaaaaagggcctattgtcccggttggtaagggtcttttgtcccggtttttgaaccgggactaaagggtcgttactaatgccgtaaccctttagtcccggttcttacacgaaccgggacagatgggcctccacgtggccggtgcggcgagcccagacaggagggcctttggtcccggttggtggcactaaccgggaccaatagtcatccacgcgtcagcatt
This sequence is a window from Aegilops tauschii subsp. strangulata cultivar AL8/78 chromosome 7, Aet v6.0, whole genome shotgun sequence. Protein-coding genes within it:
- the LOC109751834 gene encoding uncharacterized protein, encoding MPSWNDEESSDEDINMVSMDPQLFETPYSVVEPSFCGSYTESEPTCMMHHQRPKKVVAFEGALTGRRFLGCPVQQDVGVNCGVVEWVDGPWPEILQRCLTRIWDMYHEQNLGRVNDKQAHEKEVAKLQKEIDFLSNNYNQLVEDVSKLFDYQDGKISHDMYYTSQAINELNEKKKQLEDQAKIELSMEKLKLAKEQRCILQSQADIIQNMRKAMKEVEGDRDLLKQEKKKLEYLIADLLNWACQQR